A single window of Pseudomonas lijiangensis DNA harbors:
- a CDS encoding TonB-dependent siderophore receptor gives MHRPLRLTLTPLAFALAFTTLDSVADDPAQPANARQQLMDLDLPAGPLDTALTAIARQSGRSIAFNATLTRGLTASPLRGRYSVEQAVSEVLRGLPLQLSITPSGTLSIEPRPETSAMELSDINVSAASHEQDAWGPAHSWVAQRSATVSKTDTSLLEIPQSVSVITREEMQSRKHDSLADALNYNTSVISQPNGYSRVADDYRMRGFDIGPRTGGVMRDGMKMQSTQFEGGQEPYGLERVEVLKGASSVLYGQLAPGGLINAISKRPTLDPLHEINLEYGNHDRQQLSTDHSGRIDEQGRFSYRLTALVRDSGTQYDAIDDDKHYIAPALTWQINDDSRLTLLASHQRTQTSLTPPMRYDITTFSSTPGYKVPYSLFAGEPDFDDYDGTLQTFGYLFEQRLNDNLQVRHAARYFESRTDYDYITLNNSRISGANLSSLSRTYNSREDIATGWTTDTSLQLDLESGRWKHTLLGGLDYYRKTYDSHRFSGSAPALDLANPVYGRLPNVNRSIDSGSDLHSHQLGIYLQEQLKLDDRWLLMIGMRQDWADNSTLNYRNDSRTGTDDNKATGRIGLVYLAENGLAPYISYSQSFLPSSGTDANGDAFLPTEGEQYEIGIRYQPAGREMMISAAVYQLTQSNVITSIAGSDFDEQTGKERSTGFEVEAKAQLTPQLAMNAAYAYTDAHIIKDNDEVLEGSRIEGTPYHNASLWLDYRFDSPGLQGLSVGSGVRYVGTTHTSPSVTDRKIPAYALFDARISYDLDDHWQVSAKAQNLTNEKYLYCANSCRYGDTRSLVGAVSYRW, from the coding sequence ATGCACCGACCACTACGCTTGACCCTGACACCGCTGGCATTTGCCCTGGCGTTCACCACGCTGGACAGCGTGGCCGATGATCCCGCCCAGCCCGCAAACGCCCGCCAGCAACTCATGGACCTGGATCTGCCAGCCGGCCCTCTGGACACAGCCCTGACCGCCATCGCTCGCCAGAGCGGACGCAGCATTGCTTTCAATGCCACCCTGACTCGCGGCCTGACGGCATCGCCCTTGCGAGGCCGCTACAGTGTCGAACAGGCCGTGAGCGAGGTGCTGCGGGGGCTGCCTCTGCAATTGAGCATCACCCCAAGCGGCACCCTGAGCATAGAGCCGCGTCCCGAGACTTCGGCCATGGAGCTTTCGGACATCAATGTGAGTGCGGCCAGCCACGAACAGGACGCCTGGGGACCGGCACACAGCTGGGTTGCGCAACGCAGCGCGACCGTGAGCAAGACCGACACATCACTGCTGGAGATTCCCCAGTCGGTGTCGGTGATTACCCGTGAAGAAATGCAGTCACGCAAACACGACAGCCTCGCCGACGCACTCAACTACAATACCAGCGTAATCAGCCAACCCAATGGCTATAGCCGCGTGGCCGATGACTACCGCATGCGCGGTTTCGATATCGGCCCGCGCACAGGCGGCGTGATGCGCGACGGCATGAAAATGCAGAGCACCCAGTTTGAAGGGGGTCAGGAACCTTACGGGCTGGAACGCGTTGAAGTGCTCAAGGGCGCATCCTCCGTACTGTATGGCCAACTGGCTCCCGGCGGGCTGATCAACGCCATCAGCAAACGGCCGACCCTCGATCCGCTGCATGAAATCAACCTGGAATACGGCAACCATGACCGCCAGCAGCTTTCCACCGATCACAGCGGGCGCATCGATGAGCAAGGCCGCTTCAGCTATCGCCTCACCGCCCTGGTACGCGACAGCGGCACCCAGTACGACGCCATCGACGATGACAAACACTACATTGCCCCGGCACTGACCTGGCAAATCAACGACGACAGCCGCCTGACCCTGCTCGCCAGTCATCAGCGCACACAGACCAGCCTGACGCCGCCCATGCGCTATGACATCACCACCTTCAGCTCAACGCCGGGCTACAAAGTGCCCTACAGCCTGTTTGCAGGCGAGCCGGATTTCGACGACTACGATGGCACCCTGCAGACCTTCGGCTATCTGTTCGAGCAGCGCCTGAACGACAACCTGCAAGTGCGTCACGCAGCCCGCTACTTCGAGTCCCGCACCGACTATGACTACATCACCCTGAACAACAGCCGGATCAGCGGCGCGAACCTGTCCAGTCTTTCTCGCACTTACAACTCACGCGAAGACATTGCCACCGGATGGACCACTGACACCAGCCTGCAACTGGATCTGGAAAGCGGACGCTGGAAACATACCCTGCTGGGCGGCCTGGACTACTACCGCAAGACCTACGACAGTCATCGCTTCAGCGGCAGTGCGCCGGCACTGGACCTTGCCAATCCGGTCTATGGCAGACTGCCGAACGTGAACCGCAGCATCGACAGCGGCTCGGACCTGCACAGCCATCAACTCGGCATTTACCTGCAGGAACAATTGAAGCTCGATGATCGCTGGCTCCTGATGATCGGCATGCGTCAGGACTGGGCCGACAACAGCACCCTCAACTATCGCAACGATTCGCGCACCGGCACCGATGACAACAAGGCCACTGGGCGCATCGGTCTGGTCTATCTGGCCGAAAACGGTCTGGCGCCTTATATCAGCTACAGCCAGTCTTTCCTGCCCTCTTCCGGCACCGATGCCAATGGCGATGCCTTCCTGCCCACCGAAGGCGAGCAGTATGAAATCGGCATCCGCTACCAGCCTGCGGGCCGTGAAATGATGATCAGTGCCGCGGTCTACCAGTTGACCCAGAGTAACGTCATCACCTCGATTGCCGGCTCGGACTTCGACGAGCAGACCGGCAAGGAGCGCAGCACCGGTTTTGAAGTGGAAGCCAAGGCCCAGTTGACCCCGCAACTGGCCATGAACGCCGCCTATGCCTACACCGACGCCCACATCATCAAGGACAACGACGAAGTGCTCGAAGGCTCGCGCATTGAAGGCACGCCTTATCACAACGCCTCGCTGTGGCTGGATTACCGTTTCGACTCGCCGGGCCTGCAGGGTCTGTCGGTCGGCAGCGGCGTGCGTTACGTCGGCACCACCCACACCTCGCCAAGCGTCACGGATCGCAAGATTCCGGCCTATGCCCTGTTCGATGCCCGGATCAGCTATGACCTGGACGATCACTGGCAGGTCAGCGCCAAGGCGCAGAATCTCACCAACGAGAAATACCTGTACTGCGCCAACTCCTGCCGCTATGGCGATACCCGCAGCCTTGTGGGAGCGGTCAGTTATCGATGGTGA
- a CDS encoding LysR family transcriptional regulator, with product MNTRFVETFILLAHVGSVRQVAKQMHTTPGAISMRVRKLEAELGIVLFNWDHKTLQITAQGASLLPHAERLLQATQAFQRAAGSPAREQGRIRIAVIETVVHTFLPDFMKLMNRTMPDVTIDLSVELTSNAKEQLMRREVDLIIRVIADDSDNPFAVTKPIAELPIHWVARPRAVPARDMVRKVLSRQMLTQMRGSAPYESAVSIARQLASEHGVLASELRISGSPSLAALVSLVKEGVGVAIMPGILVKESLENGELQELSLPSPPSFKIATSHMKNASPLVSEVADIVHRVCRTYCKRQGEHWIISHG from the coding sequence ATGAATACACGATTCGTTGAGACCTTCATCCTGCTGGCCCATGTGGGTAGCGTTCGTCAGGTTGCCAAGCAGATGCACACCACCCCTGGCGCCATCTCAATGCGTGTGCGCAAGCTGGAAGCCGAGCTTGGGATTGTGCTCTTCAACTGGGATCACAAGACCCTTCAGATCACGGCTCAAGGTGCCAGCCTGCTGCCTCATGCGGAGCGTCTGCTGCAAGCCACCCAAGCCTTTCAACGGGCGGCCGGTTCTCCAGCCAGAGAGCAAGGCAGAATCCGGATTGCGGTAATCGAGACAGTCGTCCATACCTTTCTGCCGGACTTCATGAAGTTGATGAACCGGACAATGCCCGATGTCACCATCGACCTGTCGGTTGAACTGACCTCGAACGCAAAAGAGCAGTTGATGCGACGCGAAGTCGACCTGATCATCCGGGTCATCGCCGATGACAGCGACAATCCTTTTGCCGTTACCAAGCCCATTGCCGAACTGCCCATTCATTGGGTTGCACGTCCGCGGGCTGTGCCGGCACGGGATATGGTCAGAAAGGTATTGAGCAGGCAGATGCTGACGCAAATGCGTGGTTCGGCGCCCTACGAGTCTGCGGTTTCCATTGCACGGCAGTTGGCATCGGAGCACGGAGTATTGGCCAGCGAACTGCGCATATCCGGCTCACCGTCACTGGCGGCGCTGGTATCGCTGGTGAAAGAAGGCGTGGGTGTGGCGATCATGCCGGGCATTCTGGTCAAGGAAAGCCTGGAAAATGGCGAGTTGCAGGAGCTTTCTCTACCCAGCCCGCCCTCGTTCAAAATTGCTACATCCCATATGAAAAACGCATCGCCTCTTGTGTCAGAAGTGGCAGATATCGTGCACAGGGTCTGCCGAACCTACTGTAAACGCCAAGGGGAACACTGGATCATCAGCCATGGATGA
- a CDS encoding putative hydro-lyase yields the protein MSNLWNNPAEFRAAVRAGRHTGPTADVCPGYTQGNLAILPREYADEFLRFARLNPKSCPIIGMTEPGDSRVPELGSVDLMADVPAYCVFRDGEQVDEVSNLKGLWNDDLVGFVIGCSFSFEGALLDAGVPIRHIEQGTNVPMYVSNIENGKAGRFGGTTVVSMRPMTPAQAIRAVQVTSRFPSVHGAPIHLGDPSLIGINDVDTPDFGERSIIQPGEIPVFWACGVTPQQAIRSARPSFAITHKPGHMVVTDILNNHLAVF from the coding sequence ATGAGCAACCTCTGGAACAATCCCGCCGAATTTCGCGCCGCCGTTCGAGCCGGTCGTCATACCGGGCCAACCGCAGACGTTTGTCCTGGCTACACCCAGGGAAATCTGGCCATTCTTCCTCGCGAATACGCCGATGAGTTCCTGCGATTCGCCCGCCTCAATCCAAAATCCTGCCCGATTATCGGGATGACCGAACCGGGAGACAGCCGGGTTCCGGAGCTGGGCAGCGTGGACCTGATGGCCGATGTGCCCGCTTATTGCGTGTTTCGCGATGGTGAGCAGGTCGATGAAGTCTCAAACCTGAAAGGGCTATGGAACGATGATCTGGTCGGTTTTGTGATTGGCTGCTCCTTCTCCTTCGAGGGCGCGCTTCTGGACGCAGGCGTCCCGATTCGCCACATCGAACAGGGCACCAACGTCCCGATGTACGTTTCCAATATTGAAAATGGCAAGGCTGGCCGTTTCGGCGGAACCACCGTGGTCAGCATGCGTCCCATGACGCCAGCACAGGCCATCCGGGCGGTACAGGTCACTTCCCGCTTTCCGAGTGTCCATGGAGCCCCCATTCATCTGGGCGACCCTTCGCTGATCGGCATCAACGATGTAGATACACCCGACTTCGGCGAACGCTCGATCATCCAGCCAGGAGAGATCCCGGTGTTCTGGGCCTGCGGCGTCACGCCTCAGCAAGCAATCCGCAGCGCCCGCCCTTCTTTCGCCATCACCCACAAGCCGGGACATATGGTGGTGACCGATATTCTCAACAATCATCTCGCGGTGTTTTAA
- a CDS encoding OprD family porin, translated as MELINRSPRLVAGICGMVMAQQAFSAGFVEDSKASVLARNFFSNSDNRSGADNPNYTQEWGQGFILDFRSGYTQGLVGFGVDALGMAGFRLDSGKGRHYNPTSSAFNGNVFPTDSDGRAVDEFGSVGLTAKALISKTEFRYGTMVPMLPVVMATDRMLQQTFNGGQVQSKDIDKFTFTLGQLEHVKGRGSSNQMGMSIPGANNARTGEFVNKFYYGGVDYKPTKDLTLQYYYGNLEDFYKQNFLGVKYDMAVGPGTLRSDLRYFDNKSDGANGNDPAFYTNGYYGGGVVKGKVDSRLSSALFTYLVNGHTLAAGFQQVSGDSDAVWLNQGDGSTAYFMTESMIGKFQRAGESTWQVRYGYDFAQVGFPGLTFMGMYESGSNIRTVNGDQKEWERNLTLGYVVQSGPLKKLGVQLRHASLRSEVASQRDSDEHRVIVTYPLDIL; from the coding sequence ATGGAGCTTATCAATCGCTCGCCCCGTCTGGTGGCTGGTATTTGCGGTATGGTCATGGCCCAACAGGCATTCAGTGCCGGTTTTGTAGAAGACAGCAAGGCCAGTGTGCTGGCCCGTAACTTCTTCAGTAATTCGGATAACCGCAGCGGTGCGGACAACCCTAATTACACTCAGGAGTGGGGACAAGGTTTCATTCTCGATTTTCGTTCCGGTTATACCCAGGGGCTTGTAGGGTTCGGTGTCGATGCATTGGGCATGGCCGGTTTTCGTCTGGACTCAGGCAAGGGCCGTCATTACAACCCGACCAGTTCGGCGTTCAACGGCAACGTGTTTCCCACCGACAGCGATGGCCGCGCCGTTGATGAGTTCGGCAGCGTTGGCCTGACCGCCAAGGCGCTTATTTCCAAAACCGAGTTTCGTTACGGCACGATGGTACCGATGTTGCCGGTGGTGATGGCCACGGATCGCATGTTGCAACAGACCTTCAATGGCGGTCAGGTTCAGTCCAAGGACATTGATAAATTCACCTTTACATTGGGCCAGCTGGAACATGTAAAAGGGCGTGGGTCGAGCAACCAGATGGGCATGTCCATTCCTGGCGCGAATAACGCCCGCACGGGCGAGTTCGTCAACAAGTTCTATTACGGTGGCGTCGATTACAAACCCACTAAAGACCTGACCTTGCAGTATTACTACGGCAACCTGGAAGACTTCTATAAACAGAACTTTCTGGGCGTGAAATACGATATGGCGGTAGGGCCGGGTACCTTGCGTTCCGACTTGCGTTATTTCGATAACAAGTCCGATGGCGCCAATGGCAATGATCCGGCGTTCTACACCAACGGCTATTACGGCGGCGGTGTGGTGAAAGGCAAAGTGGACAGCCGCCTGTCCAGCGCACTGTTCACCTATCTGGTCAACGGTCACACCCTTGCTGCCGGTTTCCAGCAGGTCAGTGGTGACAGCGATGCGGTCTGGCTCAACCAGGGCGATGGTTCTACGGCGTACTTCATGACCGAATCCATGATTGGCAAGTTCCAGCGTGCCGGTGAAAGCACCTGGCAGGTTCGTTATGGGTACGACTTCGCGCAAGTGGGTTTTCCTGGCCTGACGTTCATGGGCATGTACGAAAGCGGCTCGAACATTCGTACGGTCAATGGCGACCAGAAAGAATGGGAACGCAACCTGACCCTGGGCTACGTGGTGCAATCCGGGCCGCTGAAGAAACTCGGCGTCCAGTTGCGGCATGCCTCGTTACGCAGCGAAGTGGCTTCCCAGCGTGACAGCGATGAGCATCGGGTGATCGTGACGTATCCGCTGGATATCCTCTAA
- a CDS encoding MFS transporter codes for MTTQASALSFRQALLAMLGISLVLMLSALDQTVIGNALPSIVAELQGFELYAWVATGYLLTSIVTIPVFGRLGDYFGRKPFVIAATIVFTLASLICALATDMLVLVIGRALQGVGGGMLIGTAFACIPELFPDTRQRLRWQMMLSALFSVVNAIGPGLGGLLTEAYGWRSVFYLNLPLGCIALFFAWRYLPYYRPVQTKGIRLDWFGALLIALALGSLQLGVEWMGHSSTLLSASLALICLFSGVTLWYWERRCTSALLPPAMFAVSSMRTLFLLSVLAGAIMFSLLFYLPLLLQGSYGYSPKDAGLLITPLALSITLGAIVNSRIVTRLSNPNILPLAGFLALLLACAGLAVAGRSASFTTLLMLILLAGTGLGFILLNLTVFTQTLAERQFLGIATALIQSLRLVGGLLGTAAMGVLVNLLYVTHLNRAFLAAGHESSIARYLNPQVLLTSTSADSGEAWQLLELAREALARSVGIGLLMCAGLGVLGLLVLYRLPAVKLVTAPTLVAPQNNKT; via the coding sequence ATGACGACTCAGGCAAGTGCCTTGAGCTTCAGGCAGGCGCTGTTGGCGATGCTTGGCATCTCGCTGGTTCTGATGCTTTCGGCGCTCGACCAGACGGTGATCGGCAACGCGTTGCCCAGCATCGTCGCCGAACTGCAGGGTTTTGAACTCTATGCCTGGGTCGCCACCGGTTATCTGCTGACCTCGATCGTGACCATTCCCGTGTTCGGTCGGCTGGGGGATTACTTCGGGCGCAAGCCGTTCGTGATTGCGGCGACCATCGTCTTTACCCTGGCCTCACTGATTTGTGCGCTGGCCACCGACATGCTGGTCCTGGTGATCGGTCGGGCGTTGCAGGGCGTTGGAGGAGGGATGCTTATCGGTACGGCCTTCGCCTGCATTCCCGAGCTGTTTCCCGATACCCGGCAACGGCTGCGCTGGCAGATGATGCTCAGTGCGTTGTTCAGCGTGGTCAACGCCATCGGTCCCGGTCTGGGTGGTTTGCTGACGGAGGCTTATGGCTGGCGGTCAGTGTTCTATCTCAATCTGCCGCTGGGTTGTATCGCGCTGTTCTTCGCCTGGCGCTACCTGCCGTATTACCGGCCCGTGCAGACCAAGGGCATTCGTCTGGACTGGTTCGGCGCGCTGTTGATTGCTCTGGCTCTGGGCAGTCTGCAACTGGGTGTCGAGTGGATGGGGCATTCGAGCACCTTGCTGAGTGCATCCCTGGCCTTGATCTGTCTGTTTTCCGGCGTGACGCTCTGGTACTGGGAGCGGCGCTGCACTTCGGCATTGCTGCCACCGGCGATGTTCGCCGTCTCGAGCATGCGCACCCTGTTTCTGCTTTCGGTGCTGGCCGGAGCGATCATGTTCAGCCTGCTGTTCTATCTGCCGCTGCTGCTGCAAGGCAGTTACGGCTATTCCCCCAAAGACGCCGGTCTGCTGATTACACCGCTGGCCTTGAGCATCACCCTGGGGGCCATCGTCAACAGCCGCATTGTGACGCGGCTGAGTAACCCGAACATTCTGCCGCTGGCCGGTTTCCTCGCCTTGTTGCTGGCCTGTGCCGGTTTGGCGGTGGCGGGGCGCAGTGCATCATTCACGACCTTGCTGATGCTGATCCTGCTGGCGGGAACAGGGCTTGGCTTCATCCTGCTCAACCTGACCGTGTTCACCCAGACCCTGGCCGAGCGGCAGTTTCTGGGTATTGCCACGGCCTTGATCCAGTCACTGCGTCTGGTCGGCGGCCTGCTGGGCACGGCGGCCATGGGGGTGTTGGTCAACCTGCTGTATGTCACCCATCTGAACCGGGCTTTTCTGGCGGCGGGCCATGAAAGCTCGATTGCCCGTTACCTCAACCCGCAAGTGTTGCTGACCTCGACTTCTGCTGATTCTGGCGAAGCCTGGCAACTGCTGGAACTGGCCCGTGAGGCATTGGCGCGCTCGGTGGGGATCGGGTTGCTGATGTGCGCTGGTCTTGGGGTTCTTGGATTGCTGGTTCTGTATCGCTTGCCCGCGGTCAAGTTAGTCACCGCGCCGACTCTCGTTGCTCCTCAAAACAATAAAACTTAA
- a CDS encoding aspartate transaminase: MNASRIAARVQRIKPSPSSAASDRANELRRQGKSIINLVVGEPDFDTPRHIRDAASAAIERGETRYTANVGTLELRQAIAAKLARENSLDYPASQIVVTSGAKSAIFNAFAATLGPGDEVLIPAPYWVSYPDMVLACEGEPVTLACPEENGFKLTAEQLRGAITERTRWLLLNSPSNPTGASYSARELRALADVLLEFPDVLLMTDDIYEHIRFDGADNAHILCVEPALRDRVLVINGVSKTYAMTGWRIGYAAGPADVINAMATLQSQSTSNASSVSQAAAVAALNGDQSFVKESVKVYQQRRDRCLELINAIDGLSCLKPDGAFYLYVNCGALIGKRTPDGKLLETDTDVVMYLLESQGVAVVAGTAYGLAPFFRMSIATAQETLEQGCSRMATAVAALV; this comes from the coding sequence TTGAACGCCTCCCGCATCGCCGCCCGCGTGCAACGCATCAAACCTTCGCCAAGCAGCGCGGCTTCCGACCGTGCCAACGAACTGCGTCGTCAGGGCAAGTCGATCATCAATCTGGTCGTCGGCGAGCCCGACTTCGATACACCCCGACACATTCGTGATGCCGCCAGCGCCGCCATCGAACGGGGTGAAACCCGCTACACGGCGAACGTCGGCACACTGGAATTGCGTCAGGCCATTGCAGCCAAGCTCGCCCGGGAAAACAGCCTCGATTACCCGGCTTCGCAGATCGTGGTGACCAGCGGCGCCAAGAGCGCAATCTTCAATGCCTTCGCCGCCACCCTTGGCCCAGGGGATGAAGTATTGATTCCCGCGCCTTACTGGGTTTCCTACCCGGACATGGTGCTGGCCTGTGAAGGCGAGCCTGTGACGCTGGCCTGCCCGGAAGAAAACGGCTTCAAGCTCACTGCCGAACAGTTGCGTGGCGCGATTACCGAGCGTACCCGCTGGCTGCTGCTCAACTCGCCAAGCAACCCGACCGGTGCCAGCTACAGCGCCCGGGAATTGCGTGCGCTGGCCGATGTGCTGCTGGAGTTTCCCGATGTACTGCTGATGACCGACGATATCTACGAGCACATCCGTTTCGACGGTGCGGATAACGCGCACATCCTGTGTGTCGAGCCTGCACTGCGTGACCGTGTGCTGGTCATCAATGGCGTTTCCAAGACCTACGCCATGACCGGCTGGCGGATCGGTTATGCGGCCGGACCTGCCGATGTGATCAATGCCATGGCCACCTTGCAGTCGCAGTCGACCAGCAATGCCAGCTCTGTCAGCCAGGCGGCTGCGGTGGCGGCCTTGAATGGTGATCAGTCTTTCGTCAAAGAGAGTGTGAAGGTCTATCAGCAGCGTCGTGATCGCTGTCTGGAACTGATCAATGCCATTGACGGCCTGAGCTGCCTCAAGCCCGACGGTGCGTTCTATCTCTATGTGAACTGTGGGGCCCTGATCGGCAAGCGCACGCCTGATGGCAAGCTTCTGGAAACCGACACTGACGTGGTGATGTACCTGCTGGAAAGCCAGGGCGTGGCGGTGGTTGCCGGGACCGCGTACGGTCTGGCGCCGTTCTTTCGCATGTCCATCGCCACGGCACAGGAAACCCTTGAACAGGGATGTTCGCGAATGGCTACTGCCGTTGCGGCATTGGTCTGA
- the nac gene encoding nitrogen assimilation transcriptional regulator NAC yields MNLRRLKYFVKIVDIGSLTQAADVLHIAQPALSQQLATLEAELHQQLLIRTKRGVTPTEAGKVLYGHAQHILRQCEQAISDVNDTGHALSGQVSVGLAPGTAASTLALPLLRRVRERYPGILLYLNENFGTTLSELIMNGRMDMAVLYGGREVHGLSFVPLLRENLYLVSADEHLGERDEIALAELATLEMLLPRPYNIMRKLVDEAFLGISLSARVVAEVESSATLTAAVAERFGSTILPESAAKVLVADTGARMVRIVEPAIQAPLALCLSGHLPLSVPAQAVKAILLELVAELRNQTDPGS; encoded by the coding sequence TTGAATCTCCGTCGACTGAAATACTTCGTGAAAATCGTCGACATTGGCAGCCTGACCCAGGCCGCCGATGTCCTGCACATTGCACAACCCGCCCTCAGCCAGCAGTTGGCAACCCTGGAGGCCGAGCTGCATCAGCAGTTGTTGATCCGCACCAAACGCGGCGTGACACCCACCGAGGCGGGCAAGGTGCTTTACGGCCATGCCCAACACATTCTGCGTCAGTGCGAGCAGGCCATCAGCGACGTGAACGACACCGGACACGCCTTGTCTGGTCAGGTGTCGGTAGGACTGGCGCCGGGCACGGCAGCCTCCACGCTGGCCCTGCCGCTGCTGCGTCGGGTTCGCGAGCGCTATCCGGGGATCCTGCTGTACCTCAATGAAAACTTCGGCACCACCCTCAGCGAACTGATCATGAATGGCCGCATGGACATGGCGGTCCTGTACGGCGGACGCGAAGTGCATGGCCTGAGTTTCGTCCCCCTGTTGCGGGAAAACCTGTATCTGGTCAGTGCCGACGAGCACCTGGGCGAGCGTGACGAAATCGCGCTGGCCGAACTCGCAACCCTGGAAATGCTGCTGCCACGCCCGTACAACATCATGCGCAAGCTGGTGGATGAAGCGTTTCTAGGGATCAGCCTCAGCGCCAGAGTGGTGGCCGAAGTGGAGTCCTCGGCAACCCTGACTGCCGCCGTGGCAGAACGCTTCGGCTCGACCATTCTTCCCGAGTCGGCCGCCAAGGTACTGGTCGCCGATACAGGCGCACGCATGGTGCGCATTGTCGAACCGGCGATTCAGGCACCGTTGGCGTTGTGCCTGTCCGGCCACCTGCCGTTGTCGGTGCCTGCTCAGGCGGTGAAAGCCATTCTGCTGGAGCTGGTGGCAGAGCTGCGCAACCAGACTGATCCAGGGTCATAA
- a CDS encoding acetyl-CoA carboxylase biotin carboxyl carrier protein — protein MDQECIKALIGLLAESDLIELSLTEGDSTLRLFKEAAGNVVEAPLVPAKVTTGKVASVSAPVKEEVKLEVKASLYGVLHLTPAVGEAPFVQIGDSVEAGQTLAIIEAMKMFHPLKANRAGIVEAILVDGGTEVEAGQPLFRIG, from the coding sequence ATGGATCAAGAATGTATCAAGGCACTGATCGGGTTACTGGCAGAGTCCGACCTGATCGAGCTCAGCCTGACGGAAGGCGACAGCACCCTGCGTCTGTTCAAGGAAGCGGCAGGCAATGTCGTGGAAGCACCTCTGGTACCCGCCAAGGTGACAACCGGCAAGGTAGCCAGCGTATCGGCGCCCGTCAAGGAAGAGGTCAAGCTCGAGGTCAAGGCCAGTCTCTACGGCGTCCTGCATCTGACTCCGGCAGTCGGTGAAGCCCCCTTCGTGCAGATCGGCGATAGCGTGGAAGCAGGACAGACGCTGGCGATCATTGAAGCCATGAAGATGTTCCATCCGCTCAAGGCCAATCGCGCAGGCATCGTCGAAGCAATCCTCGTGGACGGCGGCACGGAAGTCGAAGCAGGCCAGCCCTTGTTCCGTATCGGTTGA